A section of the Rhizobium sp. ACO-34A genome encodes:
- a CDS encoding inositol 2-dehydrogenase, with translation MVTKLALLGAGRIGKVHAQAIASDSRAKLVAVVDAVAEAAQAIADQAGCKVSTIDAVLADPEVDAVVICTPTNTHADLIERFAKAGKAIFCEKPIDLDVARAKACLEVVRKTGARVMLGFNRRFDPHFRAVRKAIEDGTIGKVEMVTITSRDPGPPPASYIKVSGGIFRDMTIHDFDMARFLLGEEIVSVTAFGSVLVDPEIGKLGDYDSASIILTTASGRQAMISNSRRASYGYDQRIEVHGSLGAVSAENQRPVSIEIATGNGYTRPPLHDFFMTRYTAAYAAEISAFIDSIVEGTPPSPSAEDGLIALQLADAALRSASEHVTISLV, from the coding sequence ATGGTAACGAAGCTTGCGCTTCTGGGAGCCGGTCGCATCGGCAAGGTTCATGCACAGGCAATCGCCAGCGACAGCCGCGCCAAACTCGTGGCGGTGGTGGATGCCGTTGCCGAGGCGGCCCAGGCCATTGCCGATCAGGCTGGCTGCAAGGTCAGCACGATCGATGCGGTTCTCGCCGATCCCGAAGTCGATGCCGTCGTCATCTGCACGCCGACCAATACCCATGCCGATCTGATCGAGCGCTTTGCCAAAGCCGGCAAGGCCATTTTCTGCGAGAAGCCGATTGATCTGGACGTGGCGCGTGCAAAGGCCTGCCTGGAGGTCGTTCGCAAGACCGGTGCGCGCGTCATGCTCGGCTTCAATCGTCGTTTCGACCCGCATTTCCGCGCGGTGCGCAAGGCCATCGAAGACGGCACGATCGGCAAGGTGGAAATGGTGACGATCACCAGCCGCGACCCCGGTCCGCCGCCGGCCTCCTACATCAAGGTTTCGGGCGGCATTTTTCGCGACATGACCATCCATGACTTCGACATGGCCCGCTTCCTCCTCGGCGAGGAAATCGTCAGCGTCACAGCATTCGGCTCTGTGCTGGTCGACCCGGAAATCGGCAAGCTCGGCGACTATGACAGCGCCAGCATCATCCTGACGACGGCAAGCGGCCGTCAGGCGATGATTTCCAATTCGCGCCGGGCTTCCTATGGCTACGACCAGCGCATCGAGGTTCATGGATCGCTTGGTGCTGTTTCTGCCGAAAACCAGCGGCCGGTGTCGATCGAGATCGCAACCGGAAACGGCTACACTCGCCCGCCATTGCACGACTTCTTCATGACGCGCTATACGGCTGCCTATGCGGCGGAGATTTCCGCCTTCATCGATTCGATCGTGGAGGGAACCCCGCCGTCGCCTTCGGCGGAAGATGGGCTGATTGCCCTTCAGCTTGCCGATGCGGCGCTCAGATCCGCCTCCGAGCATGTGACGATCTCACTTGTTTAA
- a CDS encoding NADPH-dependent FMN reductase yields the protein MAKLIGISGSLRRGSYNSALLNAAAKLAPTGSELSIGTIHGIPLYDGDLEAEQGIPEAVKTLKDAIAAADGLILVTPEYNNSIPGVFKNAIDWLSRPSTDIKRVFGGKPVALMGASPGGFGTILSQNAWLPILRTLGVDFWSEGRLLVSRASGVFDADGNLADAKIEEQLKGFLAGFAEFATSARNGR from the coding sequence ATGGCGAAACTGATCGGCATCTCGGGAAGCCTGAGACGCGGCTCCTACAACAGCGCATTGCTCAACGCCGCCGCCAAGCTTGCACCGACAGGATCGGAGCTTTCCATCGGGACAATTCACGGCATCCCGCTCTATGACGGCGATCTCGAAGCGGAACAGGGCATTCCGGAAGCGGTGAAGACGCTGAAAGACGCGATTGCGGCGGCCGATGGCCTGATCCTCGTCACGCCGGAATACAACAACTCCATTCCCGGTGTTTTCAAGAACGCTATCGACTGGCTTTCACGCCCTTCGACCGACATCAAGCGGGTCTTCGGCGGCAAGCCCGTCGCGCTGATGGGAGCCTCGCCGGGCGGTTTCGGCACGATCCTTTCGCAGAATGCGTGGCTTCCGATCCTCCGCACACTCGGGGTGGATTTCTGGTCGGAAGGCCGTCTGCTGGTGTCGCGCGCTTCGGGCGTCTTCGATGCCGATGGCAATCTCGCGGACGCCAAGATCGAGGAGCAGTTGAAAGGTTTCCTTGCGGGCTTTGCCGAGTTCGCCACATCCGCCCGCAACGGCCGATAA
- a CDS encoding ABC transporter ATP-binding protein, whose product MAEHLLEVRNLSVEFHTAAGVVKAVKDISWYLDRGETLAILGESGSGKSVSASAVLDLIDMPPGRITSGEIRFDGKDLLKLSASQRRDINGRKIAMIFQDPLSHLNPVYPVGWQIVEALTTHGVDRPAAHAEALRLVTRVGIPEPENALKKYPHQFSGGQRQRLMIAMALAMKPDVIIADEPTTALDVTVQAEVLRLLDELQQETGMGVLIITHDLGVVAEIADRVVVMNAGEIVETGSTREVYKNPQHPYTRKLIGAAPGRGEMHPPLEAREPVLKVRDLQKYYSAFHALDGVSFDLMPGETLAVVGESGSGKSTLARILLRLDEPSGGQAFWKGRDLFTLSPAELFKLRRDLQMVFQDPTQSLNPRMTVYDLVSEAWVIHPEILPKKQWRSRVAELLVQVGLRPEHAVRYPHQFSGGQRQRIAIARALALEPQLIVCDEAVSALDVSVQAQVIDLLDKLRKEMGIAFIFIAHDLPVVRDFADHVMVMQKGKVVELGTVRQIFEAPKMPYTQALLAAGLDPDPDVQAERREARLKLAQVAG is encoded by the coding sequence ATGGCTGAGCATCTTCTCGAAGTCAGGAACCTCTCGGTCGAGTTCCATACGGCGGCCGGCGTGGTCAAGGCGGTCAAGGATATCTCCTGGTATCTCGACCGTGGCGAAACGCTCGCCATTCTCGGTGAATCGGGATCGGGCAAGTCGGTCTCCGCCTCGGCGGTCCTCGACCTGATCGACATGCCGCCGGGCCGCATCACCAGCGGCGAGATCCGGTTCGACGGCAAGGACCTGCTGAAGCTTTCCGCTTCCCAGCGCCGGGATATCAACGGGCGGAAGATCGCCATGATCTTCCAGGATCCGCTCAGCCATCTCAACCCGGTTTACCCGGTCGGCTGGCAGATCGTCGAGGCGCTCACCACCCATGGCGTCGACCGGCCGGCCGCCCATGCCGAAGCACTCAGGCTCGTGACCCGCGTGGGTATTCCCGAACCTGAAAACGCGCTGAAGAAATATCCGCACCAGTTTTCCGGCGGCCAGCGCCAGCGCCTGATGATCGCCATGGCGCTCGCCATGAAGCCTGACGTCATCATCGCTGACGAACCGACGACAGCGCTCGACGTGACCGTGCAGGCCGAAGTGCTGCGGCTGCTCGACGAGTTGCAGCAGGAAACCGGCATGGGCGTACTGATCATCACCCACGACCTCGGTGTCGTCGCCGAAATCGCCGACCGCGTCGTGGTGATGAATGCCGGCGAAATCGTGGAAACCGGCAGCACGCGCGAGGTCTACAAGAACCCGCAGCATCCCTATACGCGCAAGCTGATTGGCGCTGCCCCCGGACGCGGCGAGATGCATCCGCCGCTGGAAGCCCGCGAGCCTGTCTTGAAGGTCAGGGACCTGCAGAAATACTACAGCGCCTTCCACGCGCTGGACGGCGTTTCCTTCGATCTCATGCCGGGCGAGACGCTCGCCGTCGTCGGCGAAAGCGGCTCCGGCAAGTCAACACTCGCCCGTATCCTGCTTCGTCTCGACGAACCGAGCGGTGGGCAGGCCTTCTGGAAAGGTCGCGATCTTTTCACCCTTTCTCCGGCCGAACTCTTCAAGCTTCGCCGCGACCTGCAAATGGTCTTCCAGGATCCGACCCAGTCGCTCAATCCGCGCATGACGGTCTACGACTTGGTGTCCGAGGCATGGGTCATTCACCCCGAGATCCTGCCGAAGAAACAATGGCGCAGCCGCGTCGCCGAACTGCTGGTGCAGGTCGGCCTGCGGCCCGAGCATGCGGTGCGTTACCCGCATCAGTTTTCCGGCGGGCAGCGCCAGCGTATCGCCATTGCCCGGGCGCTTGCGCTCGAACCGCAGCTGATCGTCTGCGACGAGGCTGTGTCAGCACTCGACGTCTCGGTTCAGGCGCAGGTGATCGACCTTCTCGACAAACTGCGAAAGGAGATGGGCATCGCCTTCATCTTCATCGCCCACGACCTGCCGGTAGTGCGTGATTTCGCCGATCACGTGATGGTGATGCAGAAAGGCAAGGTGGTGGAACTCGGTACGGTTCGCCAGATCTTCGAGGCACCGAAAATGCCTTATACGCAGGCCCTGCTGGCCGCCGGCCTCGACCCCGATCCGGATGTTCAGGCCGAGCGCCGCGAGGCACGGCTCAAGTTGGCGCAGGTCGCTGGCTGA
- a CDS encoding ABC transporter permease — protein sequence MTHNEAMPETPGPITRFARMLWADKFALAAAIFLLIVLVMALIGPAWLDAAAQKQNLRGRNAPPFHLDLGWLWFFGADALGRPLLARIIVATQNTMMVAAGAVLVSAIAGSMLGLIAGYAGNKVSQVIMRIADVIMSFPSLLIAVIVLYVFGPSVTNLIIILSITRIPVYLRTTRAEVLEIRERMFVSAARVMGASQKRIIFRHILPVVLPTLTTIATLDFAYVMLAESSLSFLGIGIQPPEITWGLMIAQGRQYLTNAWWLSFWPGLAIILTTLSLNLLSNWLRIALDPVQRWRLEMRGHKNG from the coding sequence ATGACACACAACGAAGCCATGCCCGAAACGCCCGGACCAATCACCCGCTTCGCCCGCATGCTGTGGGCGGACAAGTTCGCGCTTGCCGCTGCGATCTTCCTTCTCATCGTGCTGGTGATGGCGCTGATCGGCCCCGCCTGGCTGGACGCCGCCGCGCAGAAGCAGAACCTGCGCGGGCGCAATGCGCCGCCCTTCCATCTCGATCTCGGCTGGCTGTGGTTCTTCGGCGCCGACGCGCTCGGCCGGCCGCTTCTCGCCCGCATCATCGTCGCGACGCAGAACACCATGATGGTCGCCGCCGGCGCCGTGCTGGTCTCGGCCATCGCCGGCTCCATGCTCGGCCTGATCGCCGGTTATGCCGGCAACAAAGTGAGCCAGGTCATCATGCGCATCGCCGACGTCATCATGTCCTTCCCCTCGCTGCTGATCGCCGTCATCGTGCTCTACGTGTTCGGCCCGTCGGTCACCAACCTGATCATCATCCTCTCGATCACGCGCATTCCCGTCTATCTGCGCACGACGCGGGCCGAAGTGCTGGAAATCCGCGAGCGCATGTTCGTTTCGGCAGCGCGGGTGATGGGCGCATCGCAGAAGCGGATCATCTTCCGCCACATCCTGCCGGTCGTCCTGCCGACACTGACCACCATCGCCACCCTCGATTTCGCCTATGTCATGCTGGCGGAAAGCTCGCTTTCCTTCCTCGGTATCGGTATCCAGCCGCCGGAAATCACCTGGGGGCTGATGATCGCACAGGGGCGGCAGTACCTTACGAATGCATGGTGGCTCTCCTTCTGGCCGGGTCTCGCCATCATTCTCACCACCCTGTCCCTGAACCTTCTGTCGAACTGGCTGCGCATCGCACTCGATCCCGTGCAGCGCTGGCGTCTGGAAATGAGAGGTCACAAGAATGGCTGA
- a CDS encoding ABC transporter permease: protein MLTFIRKRALASLISLVGLVVLVFFLSRLTGDPAALFLPEDATEAMRVQFRELHGLNDPVLVQFGRYVWDLFHLDFGDSIRKARPAIDVVLEAFTWTLQLAIITMVLVTAAAIVVGSLAAFRAGGFFDRIASLVSLIGASAPDFWIAIVAIVVFSISLGWVPTSGTGTILHWILPIGVLFIRPFGLIVQVVRGSMISALSSAYVKTARAKGVRARPIIFVHALRNAMLPVITVIGDQAASLLNGAVVIETIFGFPGVGKLMIDSILQRDFNVVLAAILVTALAIFLMNLLIDLAYAVLDPRIRY from the coding sequence ATGCTAACCTTTATCCGCAAACGCGCGCTCGCCTCGCTGATATCGCTGGTCGGCCTCGTCGTGCTGGTCTTCTTCCTGTCGCGCCTGACCGGTGACCCGGCGGCTCTTTTCCTGCCAGAAGATGCGACCGAGGCGATGCGGGTGCAGTTCCGTGAACTCCACGGCCTGAACGATCCCGTGCTCGTACAGTTCGGCCGCTATGTCTGGGATCTTTTCCATCTCGATTTCGGTGACTCGATCCGCAAGGCCCGTCCCGCAATCGATGTCGTGCTCGAAGCCTTCACCTGGACACTGCAACTTGCCATCATCACCATGGTGCTGGTGACGGCTGCGGCCATCGTCGTCGGCTCGCTCGCCGCATTCCGCGCCGGCGGTTTCTTCGACCGTATTGCCTCGCTCGTTTCGCTGATCGGCGCTTCCGCGCCCGACTTCTGGATCGCCATCGTCGCGATCGTCGTCTTCTCGATCAGCCTCGGCTGGGTACCGACATCCGGCACTGGCACCATCCTGCACTGGATCCTGCCGATCGGTGTTCTCTTCATCCGCCCCTTCGGCCTCATCGTTCAGGTGGTTCGCGGCTCGATGATATCTGCGCTCTCTTCCGCCTATGTGAAGACGGCGCGCGCAAAGGGCGTCCGCGCCCGCCCGATCATCTTCGTGCACGCGCTTCGCAACGCCATGCTGCCCGTGATCACCGTCATCGGCGACCAGGCCGCTTCCCTGCTGAACGGCGCGGTGGTGATCGAGACCATCTTCGGCTTCCCCGGCGTGGGCAAGCTGATGATCGACTCGATCCTGCAGCGCGATTTCAACGTGGTGCTGGCCGCGATCCTCGTGACCGCGCTCGCCATCTTCCTCATGAACCTGCTGATCGATCTCGCCTATGCCGTACTCGACCCCCGCATCCGCTACTGA
- a CDS encoding peptide ABC transporter substrate-binding protein — MRKTLLAGGLLLAASVAPVLAADTGVKIVLNEEADLLEPCMATRSNIGRIILGNISETLTELDVRGGKGLQPRLAESWAQQPDGSWRFTLRKGVKFSDGSDFDAKDVKFSFDRAMDKSITCETPRYFGGMTVTAKVVDDQTIDFSADPVQPILPLLLSLVTIVPEGTPISFIREPIGTGPYKLTEWTPGQQIVLEERSDYWGNKPAVTKATYLFRSDPAVRAAMVQTGEADIAPSISQLDATNPATDFSYLDSETVYIRLDHSMAPINDLRVRKALNMAIDREAFVGTLVPKGTLLATSVFPPPTLGWNKDVKVPAYDPDGAKKLLEEAKADGVAVDTKLTLVARTANFPNITEIMEAIQQQLQEVGFNVDLKFYEVAEFEKLYSKPYPTDRGPMLVTAMHDNSKGDPVFSMFFKYASDGRQSGISDPKVDDLIKRASAATGEERAKLWSETVAYLHDDLAADILLFHMVGYSRVSERVDFKPTMATNSQLQLSEIGFK; from the coding sequence ATCAGAAAGACATTGCTTGCCGGCGGGCTTCTGCTTGCCGCCAGCGTCGCACCGGTCCTCGCTGCCGATACCGGCGTGAAGATCGTGCTCAACGAGGAAGCCGACCTGCTCGAACCCTGCATGGCGACGCGCTCCAATATCGGCCGCATCATTCTCGGGAACATCAGCGAAACGCTGACGGAACTGGACGTTCGCGGCGGCAAGGGCCTGCAGCCGCGTCTCGCCGAAAGCTGGGCACAGCAGCCCGACGGCAGCTGGCGCTTCACGCTTCGCAAGGGCGTGAAGTTCTCCGATGGCTCGGATTTCGATGCCAAGGACGTGAAATTCTCCTTCGACCGCGCCATGGACAAGTCGATCACCTGCGAAACGCCGCGCTATTTCGGCGGCATGACGGTGACAGCAAAGGTGGTCGATGATCAGACCATCGACTTCTCTGCCGATCCAGTCCAGCCGATCCTGCCGCTCCTGCTCTCGCTGGTAACCATCGTACCGGAAGGCACGCCGATCTCCTTTATCCGCGAACCGATCGGCACCGGTCCTTACAAGCTCACGGAATGGACCCCCGGCCAGCAGATCGTTCTCGAAGAGCGCAGCGACTACTGGGGCAACAAGCCGGCCGTCACCAAAGCCACCTACCTCTTCCGCTCCGATCCGGCTGTACGGGCCGCCATGGTGCAGACGGGTGAAGCCGATATCGCTCCGTCGATCTCTCAGCTCGACGCGACCAATCCGGCAACCGACTTCTCCTATCTCGACTCCGAGACGGTCTATATCCGCCTCGACCACTCCATGGCTCCGATCAACGATCTGCGTGTCCGCAAGGCGCTGAACATGGCGATCGACCGCGAAGCCTTTGTCGGCACGCTGGTGCCGAAGGGCACGCTGCTCGCGACCTCCGTCTTCCCACCGCCGACGCTCGGCTGGAACAAGGACGTGAAAGTCCCGGCTTACGATCCTGACGGCGCCAAGAAGCTGCTCGAGGAAGCCAAGGCTGACGGCGTTGCGGTCGATACCAAGCTCACGCTCGTCGCCCGTACGGCAAACTTCCCGAATATCACCGAGATCATGGAAGCGATCCAGCAGCAGCTGCAGGAAGTCGGCTTCAACGTCGACCTGAAGTTCTACGAAGTCGCGGAATTCGAGAAGCTCTACTCGAAGCCCTATCCGACGGATCGCGGCCCGATGCTGGTTACCGCCATGCATGACAACTCGAAGGGCGACCCCGTCTTCTCGATGTTCTTCAAGTACGCCAGCGACGGCCGCCAGTCGGGCATCAGCGACCCCAAGGTCGACGACCTGATCAAGCGCGCATCCGCGGCAACCGGCGAGGAACGCGCAAAGCTTTGGTCGGAAACCGTCGCCTATCTGCATGACGATCTGGCCGCCGATATCCTGCTGTTCCATATGGTTGGCTACAGCCGCGTTTCCGAGCGAGTCGACTTCAAGCCGACCATGGCAACGAACTCGCAGCTCCAGCTCTCTGAAATCGGCTTCAAGTGA
- a CDS encoding glycosyl hydrolase produces MHPETIAAAMTGVLSQAASGRAEAFLPSPKIQNHAAFLSRLPDGALICAWFGGTLEGKSDISIHASILLPGASVWGAARALSGDPAHSEQNPVIFTAPDGQLWLFHTAQPSGNQDECRIRMAPLSRDAADPTMISSGEGRFLDLPRGCFIRAPLVVRDDGAWVLPIFRCVQRPGQKWNGSHDIAAIGVSSDAGATWRLEELPGSIGSVHMSPVALGDNRFAAFYRRRQADFVHRSESTDGGRSWSAPQATDVPNNNSSIAAIRLVDGRVAVIGNPVNAAMSSDRRASLYDELGEDDARPDADPSGGCVPVWGVPRAPVAVCFSEDGGLTFPKRIVIEDGPGTCTSNDSTDGRNKEMSYPWILQDPDGTLHIAYTYHRRAIKYVRLAPEALAKLEAEN; encoded by the coding sequence ATGCATCCGGAAACTATTGCCGCCGCCATGACGGGCGTGCTGTCACAGGCAGCGTCCGGTCGGGCGGAGGCGTTTCTGCCATCGCCGAAAATCCAGAACCATGCCGCCTTTCTGTCAAGGTTGCCGGATGGCGCGCTGATCTGCGCGTGGTTCGGCGGCACGCTGGAAGGTAAGTCGGACATTTCCATTCACGCCTCTATCCTGCTGCCCGGTGCTTCCGTCTGGGGCGCGGCGCGGGCGCTGAGCGGCGACCCTGCCCATTCGGAGCAGAACCCGGTGATCTTCACTGCGCCGGATGGCCAACTCTGGCTGTTTCACACGGCGCAGCCATCCGGCAATCAGGACGAGTGCCGCATCCGCATGGCGCCGCTTTCCCGGGATGCGGCCGATCCGACGATGATATCGAGCGGCGAAGGACGGTTTCTGGATCTGCCGCGCGGATGCTTCATCCGCGCACCCCTTGTCGTTCGTGACGACGGTGCCTGGGTTCTTCCGATCTTTCGCTGCGTTCAGCGGCCGGGTCAGAAGTGGAATGGCAGCCATGACATCGCGGCAATCGGCGTTTCCTCGGATGCCGGCGCGACATGGCGGCTGGAAGAGCTGCCGGGTTCCATCGGATCGGTGCATATGAGCCCTGTCGCACTGGGTGACAACCGTTTCGCGGCCTTCTATCGTCGCCGCCAGGCCGATTTCGTCCATCGTTCGGAAAGCACGGATGGCGGCCGCTCATGGTCGGCGCCGCAGGCGACGGATGTTCCCAATAATAACTCTTCGATTGCGGCTATCCGCCTTGTCGATGGTCGGGTGGCGGTGATCGGCAATCCCGTGAATGCCGCCATGTCCAGCGACCGGCGCGCTTCCCTTTATGACGAGCTTGGCGAGGACGATGCCCGTCCGGACGCCGATCCATCCGGTGGTTGCGTGCCTGTCTGGGGCGTTCCGCGGGCGCCTGTCGCCGTCTGCTTCTCTGAGGATGGCGGCTTGACCTTCCCGAAGCGGATCGTCATCGAGGACGGCCCTGGCACCTGCACGTCGAACGATTCCACCGACGGTCGCAACAAGGAAATGTCCTATCCGTGGATCCTTCAGGATCCGGATGGAACCCTGCATATCGCCTACACCTATCATCGCCGGGCGATCAAATATGTCCGGCTTGCCCCCGAGGCGCTGGCGAAACTCGAAGCGGAGAATTGA
- a CDS encoding 4-hydroxythreonine-4-phosphate dehydrogenase PdxA, whose product MSDIIGITMGDPAGVGPEISLKALAEMSEADRSRTLIYGNLATLEAAKAAIGIDVDLTDRVVDLPIEGAPLPFGKLSAVAGDAAFRFIEKAVRDAEAGKIGCIVTAPINKEALNAAGHHYDGHTGMLRHLTGSKAAYMLLASDRLKVIHVSTHVALQEAIRRSTTERVLATIRAGDAHLKRIGIEKPRIAVAGLNPHCGENGLFGTEDDEQIAPAVAAARAEGIDAYGPISADTVFYRAYSGAFDLVVAQYHDQGHIPIKLVAFDTAVNVSVELPIDRTSVDHGTAFDIAGKGIANHGNMNAAIAYARKLVAGGRK is encoded by the coding sequence ATGAGCGACATCATCGGCATTACCATGGGCGACCCGGCAGGCGTTGGTCCGGAAATCAGCCTCAAGGCGCTGGCCGAAATGAGCGAGGCAGACCGCAGCCGCACGCTGATCTACGGTAACCTTGCGACCCTGGAGGCGGCAAAGGCCGCCATCGGCATCGACGTGGACCTGACGGACCGCGTCGTCGACCTTCCGATCGAAGGCGCTCCGCTTCCCTTCGGCAAGCTGTCGGCGGTTGCCGGGGACGCAGCCTTCCGCTTCATCGAAAAGGCGGTTCGCGACGCCGAAGCCGGCAAGATCGGTTGCATCGTCACCGCACCGATCAACAAGGAAGCCCTGAATGCCGCCGGTCACCACTACGACGGCCACACCGGCATGCTGCGTCATCTTACCGGCTCCAAGGCCGCCTACATGCTGCTCGCTTCCGACCGGTTGAAGGTCATTCATGTGTCGACTCACGTTGCGCTGCAGGAAGCGATCCGTCGCTCCACCACTGAACGCGTGCTTGCGACGATCCGTGCCGGCGACGCGCATCTGAAACGTATCGGCATCGAGAAGCCGCGCATTGCCGTGGCCGGCCTCAACCCGCATTGCGGCGAAAACGGCCTGTTCGGCACCGAGGACGACGAGCAGATCGCGCCGGCTGTCGCTGCCGCCCGCGCTGAGGGCATCGATGCCTACGGCCCGATCTCGGCCGATACGGTGTTCTACCGGGCCTATAGCGGCGCGTTCGATCTGGTGGTCGCCCAGTATCATGACCAGGGTCACATCCCGATCAAGCTGGTCGCCTTCGACACAGCGGTCAACGTTTCCGTCGAACTGCCGATCGACCGCACGTCGGTCGACCACGGAACGGCTTTCGACATCGCCGGCAAGGGTATCGCCAATCACGGCAACATGAATGCGGCCATCGCCTATGCGCGCAAGCTGGTCGCGGGAGGACGCAAATGA
- a CDS encoding dihydrodipicolinate synthase family protein produces MSFAIEGVYCAAATPLKSDGTPNLELFGAHARALLDEGCHGVAMLGSTGEANSFGVRERMDLVEAALKAGVPADGLLPGTSSCAVTDAVEMTRHAVQTGVRGVVLLPPFYYTAFSDESLFRFYASIIERVADDRLKVILYHIPMLTGVPISHTLIAMLRESFPDTVVGIKDSDGKIENMHAISEKFPGFGVLAGADPLLLPVLQGGGAGCITASSNLVARELRIVYDHWNDPAKADEVKAAQDVIVAWRTLTNAYVQLPTVKTMIARRRDDLGWLNVHPPFSPLSEEEQQKVWAEMARLEAL; encoded by the coding sequence ATGAGTTTCGCTATCGAGGGTGTTTATTGTGCTGCGGCGACCCCGCTGAAATCCGACGGAACGCCCAATCTTGAACTGTTTGGTGCGCATGCCCGCGCGCTGCTCGACGAAGGTTGCCATGGCGTCGCCATGCTCGGTTCCACTGGCGAGGCAAACAGCTTCGGTGTGCGCGAGCGCATGGATCTGGTCGAGGCCGCCCTGAAGGCCGGCGTGCCTGCCGATGGCCTGCTTCCCGGCACGTCCTCCTGCGCTGTCACGGATGCCGTGGAAATGACACGCCATGCGGTTCAGACCGGGGTGCGCGGCGTCGTCCTGCTGCCGCCGTTCTATTACACGGCGTTTTCCGACGAGAGCCTGTTCCGCTTCTATGCCAGCATCATCGAACGGGTGGCGGACGACCGGTTGAAGGTCATCCTCTACCACATCCCCATGCTGACGGGCGTTCCGATCTCCCACACGCTGATTGCCATGCTGCGCGAGTCCTTTCCCGATACCGTCGTCGGCATCAAGGACAGCGACGGCAAGATCGAGAACATGCATGCGATCTCGGAGAAATTCCCCGGTTTCGGCGTGCTGGCGGGCGCGGACCCGTTGCTGCTGCCGGTTCTGCAGGGCGGTGGCGCCGGCTGCATCACGGCGTCCTCCAACCTGGTCGCCAGGGAACTGCGCATCGTCTACGACCACTGGAACGATCCGGCCAAGGCTGACGAGGTGAAGGCAGCACAGGACGTCATCGTCGCCTGGCGCACGCTCACCAATGCCTATGTCCAGCTTCCCACGGTGAAGACCATGATCGCCCGCCGGCGCGACGATCTGGGCTGGCTGAATGTCCATCCGCCCTTCTCGCCGCTCTCCGAAGAGGAGCAGCAGAAGGTCTGGGCCGAAATGGCTCGTCTCGAAGCACTCTGA
- a CDS encoding alcohol dehydrogenase yields the protein MRANRIITLHQPRRLEIGAGSVARVGTWASDAARIFVLATPHTAGFVNRLGLNGTITVFDAIPGEPDTATFDAALEAARRASPDLVVGLGGGSVMDVAKLVAALWDGKQTLLDVAGPDKVEGRRTRLVQIATTAGTGSEAGIRALITDPGKGNKIAVESPHLIADLAILDPELTYSVPAAVTAATGVDAMAHCVEAFTNRKAHPVIDYYARIGIDLVGRYLARAVRDGSDTEAREGMMIASFYGGICLGPVNTAAGHALAYPLGTLLHLPHGLANAIIFPHVLAYNEQVAPAKTAEVVAALGIAERAREEGLLAAAHGFCAGLGLEMQLSRHGAREEDLQRFAEDAHAIRRLMDNNPRDMSVEDVLGIYRAAF from the coding sequence ATGAGGGCAAACCGGATCATTACACTGCACCAGCCACGCCGGCTGGAAATCGGCGCGGGATCAGTTGCCCGCGTCGGCACGTGGGCGAGCGATGCTGCCCGCATCTTCGTGCTTGCGACGCCACATACGGCAGGTTTCGTCAATCGTCTCGGTCTCAATGGCACGATCACCGTTTTCGACGCCATTCCCGGCGAGCCTGATACCGCGACTTTCGATGCGGCGCTGGAAGCGGCTCGCCGCGCCAGCCCCGATCTGGTCGTTGGCCTTGGGGGCGGCTCCGTCATGGATGTGGCCAAGCTGGTGGCAGCGCTTTGGGATGGAAAGCAGACGCTTCTCGATGTCGCCGGACCGGACAAGGTCGAGGGACGGCGCACCCGCCTCGTGCAGATCGCCACGACCGCCGGAACCGGCTCGGAAGCGGGCATCCGCGCATTGATCACCGATCCGGGCAAGGGCAACAAGATCGCGGTCGAAAGCCCGCATCTGATCGCCGACCTCGCAATTCTCGATCCGGAACTGACCTACAGCGTGCCGGCAGCGGTTACGGCTGCGACGGGTGTCGATGCCATGGCCCATTGCGTCGAGGCCTTCACCAACCGCAAGGCCCATCCGGTGATCGACTATTACGCAAGGATCGGTATCGATCTCGTCGGCCGCTATCTGGCCCGCGCCGTCAGGGACGGTTCGGATACCGAAGCGCGGGAGGGTATGATGATCGCTTCCTTCTACGGTGGCATCTGCCTGGGCCCGGTCAACACCGCGGCCGGCCACGCGCTCGCCTATCCGCTCGGCACTCTGCTGCATCTGCCGCACGGGCTCGCTAACGCTATCATCTTCCCGCATGTGCTTGCCTATAACGAGCAGGTAGCCCCGGCAAAGACGGCCGAAGTCGTGGCGGCGCTCGGAATAGCCGAACGGGCGCGGGAAGAAGGTCTTCTGGCTGCTGCGCACGGCTTCTGTGCCGGCCTCGGCCTGGAGATGCAGCTTTCCCGCCACGGTGCCCGTGAAGAGGACCTGCAGCGCTTTGCCGAGGATGCCCACGCCATCCGTCGCCTGATGGACAACAACCCGCGCGACATGAGCGTCGAAGACGTGCTCGGGATCTACCGCGCCGCTTTCTAG